From the Chitinispirillales bacterium genome, the window GAAACAAAAAACCGAATTTATGACGAACATCGTCATATTTTGAAATAGGTGTTTGAGGTGACGTGATAACATCACCTTTGAATAAAATACTTCCTCCGTCAGGTCTCATAAGCCCCATGATATTTTTCATCAAAACGCTTTTCCCGTGTCCTGATTGACCTATAACGCATACTATCTGCCCTGCACAAATTTTGAAATTTACATTTTTCAACACCCTATTCGATCCGAAATTTTTTACCAAATGCTTTATTTCCAAAATAGGCGTATCCTCTACTTGTGTCATCTTTACTCCTTTTATTAAAGAAAAATTAACGCCATGATAAAATCAAACACTAAAATTAAAATTGCCGAAAGCATAACGGAAAGCGTAGTCGCAGCCCCTATACCCTCAGCTCCCTTCACACATTCAAGCCCAAAATATGAACCGGAAATCGCTATTATAACCCCGAAAACCGACGTTTTAAAAATACCTATAAGCATGTCGGGCGCATAAAAAAACAGTCGAAGTCCTTCAAGATAAGTAAACATTGTAATATCAATAAAAGCATACGCTATAAAAACGGAAGCTAAATATCCTACAAGTTCGGAGAATATAACCAAAACCGGCATCATAACGGCAGCCGCGGCAACTTTCGGAAGAATAACGTATCGTATATGGTCAAGCGACAAACAATACATAGCGTCTAATTGTTCCGTAGTTTTCATACTCCCTATTTCGGCGGCAATCGCCGTAGAAATTCTGCTTGAAACTACAAAACAGGTAATCACCGGCGCAAGTTCGGTAATAAGCGCCTTGCTGACCGCATATCCCAAATACCTCATTGGAGCGAGTCCGCGCATTTGAAAATTCGCTTGCATAATTGTTTCAGCGCCTATGAACGCTCCAGTTATCAAAACGAGAGGGATTGAACCTATTCCTATAATTTGTATCTGTCGAATAGTTAAATCGGGATTTTTAAAAATAAGAGGAAAGCGATAAATAACACTTCCCGTAAGCTTTACTATTTGGCTTAACGAATACAAAAACTTATATATAATATTCACAACGCTCTTTACCATCAAAAAACATCTTCTCTTTCTTGGGAAAAATCATCCTTAGTTATAAAATTGTCAAATTTGGCGCATTCTGGAATATAACCCAAATTTATAGTTCCGGTAGGACCGTTTCTTTGTTTGGCAATAATTATTTCCGCTTTATTTTTAATACTTTTGTATTTTTTACGCTGATCATCATTCATATCCTTTTCGTTAACTTTATCAAAATAGTAACTCGGACGGTGAATAAACAAAACCATGTCAGCGTCTTGTTCAATAGCCCCGGATTCTCTCAAATCCGACAAATTCGGTTTTGAACCGAAATCATCCCCGCCGTCACCGCTTTTCCAGATAGACTTATGTTTTTCAACATCACGATTTACCTGCGCCAAAGCAACAATCGGAACACTTAATTCTTTCGCCAAATATTTCAAAGAACGTGAAATTAACGCGACCTCTTGCTCTCGATTATAATT encodes:
- a CDS encoding ABC transporter permease, with the protein product MVKSVVNIIYKFLYSLSQIVKLTGSVIYRFPLIFKNPDLTIRQIQIIGIGSIPLVLITGAFIGAETIMQANFQMRGLAPMRYLGYAVSKALITELAPVITCFVVSSRISTAIAAEIGSMKTTEQLDAMYCLSLDHIRYVILPKVAAAAVMMPVLVIFSELVGYLASVFIAYAFIDITMFTYLEGLRLFFYAPDMLIGIFKTSVFGVIIAISGSYFGLECVKGAEGIGAATTLSVMLSAILILVFDFIMALIFL